One genomic region from Bufo bufo chromosome 3, aBufBuf1.1, whole genome shotgun sequence encodes:
- the LOC120994146 gene encoding keratin-associated protein 5-4-like, protein MGCIVVGTGERGCIVVGTGERGCIVVGTGERGCIVVGTGERGCIVVGTGERGCIVVGTGERGCIVVGTGERGYIVVGTGERGCIVVGTGERGCIVVGTGERRCIVVGTGEGRCIVVGTGERGCIVVGTGERRCIVVGTGERGCIVVGTGERGCIVVSTGERGCIVVGTGERGCIVVGTGERGCIVVSTGERRCIVVGTGERGCIVVGTGERGCIVVGTGERGCIVVGTGERGCIVVGTGERGCIVVGTGERGCIVVGTGERGCIVVRTGERGCIVVGTGERGCIVVGTGERGCIVVGTGERGFIVVGTGERGCIVVGTGFYVYIELRGTRANYGATANHRATANHL, encoded by the exons ATGGGATGTATAGTGGTAGGTACAGGTGAGAGGGGATGTATAGTGGTAGGTACAGGTGAGAGGGGATGTATAGTGGTAGGTACAGGTGAGAGGGGATGTATAGTGGTAGGTACAGGTGAGAGGGGATGTATAGTGGTAG GTACAGGTGAGAGGGGATGTATAGTGGTAGGTACAGGTGAGAGGGGATGTATAGTGGTAGGTACAGGTGAGAGGGGATATATAGTGGTAGGTACAGGTGAGAGGGGATGTATAGTGGTAGGTACAGGTGAGAGGGGATGTATAGTGGTAGGTACAGGTGAGAGGCGATGTATAGTGGTAGGTACAGGTGAGGGGCGATGTATAGTGGTAGGTACAGGTGAGAGGGGATGTATAGTGGTAGGTACAGGTGAGAGGAGATGTATAGTGGTAGGTACAGGTGAGAGGGGATGTATAGTGGTAGGTACAGGTGAGAGGGGATGTATAGTGGTAAGTACAGGTGAGAGGGGATGTATAGTGGTAGGTACAGGTGAGAGGGGATGTATAGTGGTAGGTACAGGTGAGAGGGGATGTATAGTGGTAAGTACAGGTGAGAGGAGATGTATAGTGGTAGGTACAGGTGAGAGGGGATGTATAGTGGTAGGTACAGGTGAGAGGGGATGTATAGTGGTAGGTACAGGTGAGAGGGGATGTATAGTGGTAGGTACAGGTGAGAGGGGATGTATAGTGGTAG GTACAGGTGAGAGGGGATGTATAGTGGTAGGTACAGGTGAGAGGGGATGTATAGTGGTAGGTACAGGTGAGAGGGGATGTATAGTGGTACGTACAGGTGAGAGGGGATGTATAGTGGTAGGTACAGGTGAGAGGGGATGTATAGTGGTAGGTACAGGTGAGAGGGGATGTATAGTGGTAGGTACAGGTGAGAGGGGATTTATAGTGGTAGGTACAGGTGAGAGGGGATGTATAGTGGTAGGTACAG gtttctatgtttaTATAGAGCTGCGAGGCACAAGAGCTAACTACGGAGCCACCGCCAACCATAGAGCCACCGCTAACCAcctctaa